In Oncorhynchus keta strain PuntledgeMale-10-30-2019 unplaced genomic scaffold, Oket_V2 Un_contig_22521_pilon_pilon, whole genome shotgun sequence, the genomic stretch tctcctctctctctctctctctctctctctctctctctctctctctctctctctctctcctctctctccctcgtctctcctctccctctctctctcctcctctctctcccctctctctctctctctctcctctctctctcctctctctctctctctctctctcctctctctctctctctcctctctctctctctctctccctctctctctctctctctctctctctctctctctctcctctccctctctcctcctctctctccctctctctctctcctctctctctccctctcctctctcctctctctctctctctctctctctctctctctctctctctctctctctcctctctctctctctctctctctctctctctcctctctcctctctctctcctctctctctctctctctctctcccctctctctcctctctctcctctctctctcctctctctctctctctctctctctcctctcctctctctctctctctctctctcctctcctctcgtctctctcctccaggtgttCTACATCTGTTGGAGCATGATGAGGAGTATGTGTTCACTCTGCCCTGTGCCTACGCCCGCTCCATTCTTACCGTACCCTGGGTGGAGCTGGGAGGGAAAGTCAACATCAGTTGTGCCAAGAGTGGATACTCTGCCACCGTTACCTTCCATACTAAACCCTTCTATGGAGGAAAGATACACAGGTgggggtctgagagagagagaagaagaagaagaagagaagagagagaagagagagagagagagagagagagaggaagaagagaagaggagagagagagagagaggaaaggagagagaggaggagggagagagagagagggaaggagagaggagaggagagggagagaaggagagagagggagaggacgagaggagagagaggagagagagagaggagaggagagagggaggagagagagagaggagaggagagagacgagggagagagaggagagagagagaggagaggagaggagagagagagggagaggagagagagaggagagagaagagagagagagagagagagagagaggagagggaaaggagagagagagagagagagagattccatGTGTATAAAAGGTATCTTGATGGTCCCTGTCATTCCTATCCCTCCCTGTATGAGacggtggctgtgtgtgtgtgtgttcgtccgTCCATCTGTATGTGTCTGACCTAATGACATCATCACCCTTCGTCACTCTTCCTGTTAGAGTGACAGCGGAGGTGAAGCACAACCCGACGGGGACCATAGTGTGTAAGGCCCAAGGGGAATGGAACGGTACCCTGGAGTTCACCTACAGCAGTGGAGAGACCAAGGTCATCAACACCTCCAAGCTGCCTGTCATCAGGAAGAAGATACGCCCCATGGAGAAACAGGGACACTACGAATcacggtgaggagggagggagatacgcCCCATGGAGAAACAGGGACACTACGAATcacggtgaggagggagggagggagatacgcCCCATGGAGAAACAGGGACACTACGAATcacggtgaggagggagggagggagatacgcCCCATGGAGAAACAGGGACACTACGAATcacggtgaggagggagggagggagggagggagggagatacgcCCCATGGAGAAACAGGGACACTACGAATcacggtgaggagggagggggagggagatacGCCCCATGGAGAAACAGGGACACTACGAATcacggtgaggagggagggagggagatacgcCCCATGGAGAAACAGGGACACTACGAATcacggtgaggagggagggagggaggggatacgCCCCATGGAGAAACAGGGACACCATGAATCacggtgaggaggagggaggccccATGGAGAGGGAGGACACTACGAATcacggtgaggagggagggagggacgccCCCATGGAGAAACAGGGACACTACGAATcacggtgaggagggagggagggagggagatcgcCCCATGGAGAAACAGGGACACTACGAATcacggtgaggagggagggagggagagacgccCCATGGAGAAACAGGGACACTACGAATcacggtgaggagggagggagggagggagatcgcCCCATGGAGAAACAGGGACACTACGAATCacggtgagggagggagggagatacgcCCCATGGAGAAACAGGGACACTACGAATCACggtgaggagggaaggagggagggagatatgcCCCATGGAGAAACAGGGACACTACGAATcacggtgaggagggagggagagagatacgcCCCATGGAGAACCAGGGACACTACGAATcacggtgaggagggagggagagagatacgcCCCATGGAGAACCAGGGACACTACGAATcacggtgaggagggagggagagagatacgcCCCATGGAGAACCAGGGACACTACGAATcacggtgaggagggaggagggatgggagggatgacgggaggagggagggagggagggaaatacgCCCCATGGAGAAACAGGGACACTACGAATcacggtgaggagggagggaggtgagatcTGACTGTTCCGCCCCATGGAGAACCAGGACACTACTGAGAATCACGGTGAGGAGGAACACAATGCCTCATGGAGAACACAGGGACACACGAATcacggtgaggagggagggaaataCGCCCCATGGAGAAACAGGGACACACACGAATcacggtgaggagggagggagactgctACGCTCCACATGGAGAAACAGGGACTTAATTTGATCTGAATCACGGTGAGGAGGAGGGAACGCCCCATGGGGCAGGGACACTACgaatcacggtgaagggagggagggaggagatgtccCCACGGAGAAACAGGGACACTAGCTCTGAATCACGGTGAggagggacagggcagagagataCGCCCCATGGAGAAACAGGGACAGTACAAATCacagtgaggagggaggagggatggagatgtCCCATGGAGAAACAGGGACACTCACTGAGATCAGTGAtaataggagggagggaggagatgttaCCCAGctctgagagaaacagggacactAGTGTCTCTACAGGGGAATGGACACTACTGAGATCAGAATGGTATAGTGTCCTCTACAGGCGTCTGTGGTAGAGTGTTACCTCAGCTCTCAGATCAGTAATAATAGTATAGTGTCCCTCTACAGGGCAGAGTGTTACCTCAGCTCTGAGATCAGTAATAATGGTATAGTGTCCCTCTACAGGCGAGGCAGAGTGTCACCTCAGCTCTGAGATCAGTGATAATGGTATAGTGTCCCTCTACAGGCGTCTGTGGCAGCATGTCACCTCAGCTCTGAGATCAGTAATA encodes the following:
- the LOC127921471 gene encoding oxysterol-binding protein-related protein 10-like; the encoded protein is MATGHKSCCCVLHLLEHDEEYVFTLPCAYARSILTVPWVELGGKVNISCAKSGYSATVTFHTKPFYGGKIHRVTAEVKHNPTGTIVCKAQGEWNGTLEFTYSSGETKVINTSKLPVIRKKIRPMEKQGHYESRRLWQHVTSALRSGNIDSATEHKHCLEERQRAEGRQRAASNTPWTPKYFVKEGEGWVYHNPLWKTH